The Mailhella massiliensis genome segment CGGGCGACTGCTACTGGAATTCCGGCATCTTTTTTTTCAAGGCTTCCGTGTATCTTGAGGAACTCAAGGCATTCGCTCCTGATATCTGGCGTTTTGCCCGCGCCGCGTGGGAAGAGAGAAAGAAGGATCTTTCCTTCCTCCGGCCGGGGGAATCGTTCTGCCTTTCGCCCGCCCGTTCCATCGACTATGCGGTGATGGAACATACCTCCAGGGCGGCTGTGGTTCCCGTGGATTGCGGCTGGAGCGACCTCGGTTCCTGGCAGGCCTTTTATGAGATCACGAAAAAGGATCAGTTCGGCAACGCCTGCGAAGGCGACGTCATCACGGAAAATGCCCGCAACTGCTATCTGCGCAGTTCCGGCCGGCTCATTGCCGCGCTGGATGTGCACGACCTTGCGGTGGTGGAAACGCGGGATGCCATTCTGGTCACCGACAGGCGTCGTTCTCAGGATGTGCGCCAGGTGGTGGAAAAGCTGAAGCTGGAAAAGCGCCCGGAATCCGACATTCATCTCAAGGTGTACCGGCCGTGGGGCAGCTATGAAACCCTTGTTCTCTCCGACCGTTTTCAGGTGAAGCGCATTGTGGTGAATCCCGGTGAGGAAAACTCCCTTCAGCTTCACTATCACCGTGCGGAGCACTGGATCGTGGTGAGCGGCACGGCCGAGGCCACCATAGGCGAAAACGTGCATCTGCTTACGGAAAACGAATCCCTCTACATTCCTCTGGGCGCGCGGCACAGGATAAAGAACCCCGGAACCATTCCTCTGGTGTTCATCGAGGTGCAGTCCGGCGCGTATCTGGGCGAAGACGATATCGTACGGCTTCAGGACGATTACGGACGGGCCGGAGCGGAGGCGGGGGCATGAGTCTTTCCTGTTTCAAGGCCTATGATGTCAGGGGCCGTTACCCGGATGAACTGAACGAGGATACGGCGAGACGCACGGGGTATGCCTTTGCCCGGCTGTTTCACCTGAAAAACGTGGTCATCGGACACGACGCAAGGCTTTCCGGCCCGGCGCTCTACGGCGCGTTTGCCGAAGGCCTGCGCGCCGCGGGCGCGAATGTGACGGGGCTTGGCCTGTGCGGCACGGAGGAAATCTATTTTGCTTCCTTTGCCGGGGACTTCGACGGCGGCGTCATGGTGACGGGCAGTCACAACCCGGCGGATGAAAACGGCTTCAAGCTGGTGCTCGGCGGAGCCGTGCCCGTGAGCGGGGATTCCGGGCTTTTCGCGCTGCGGGATTCCGTGGCCGGGATGCAGGCCGTTCCCCGTGGCATGAAGGGCAGCTTTGCGGAAGAAAGCTTCCGCAGCGCCTATGTGGAGCACCTTTTAAGCTATGTCCGGCCGGAGCGGCTGCGCCCGTTCCGCATTGCGGCCGATCCGGGCAACGGCTGCGCCGGTCCGGTGGTCAGGGCCTTGGCGGAGCATCTGCCTTTTCATGTCACGCTGATCCGTGAAAAGCCGGACGGCACCTTCCCCGGCGGAGTGCCGAACCCGCTTCTGCCGGAAAACCGTTGTGCCGCTTCCCGGGCCGTACAGGAATACGGCGCGGATTTCGGCCTTGCCTGGGACGGCGATTTCGACCGCTGCTTTTTCTACGACGCTTCGGGCCGCTTCCTGGAAGGCTACTATCTTGTGGGCATGATGGCCGAGGCGCTTCTGCGCGAGCACCCGGGGGAGAAGATCATCCATGACCCGCGCCTGGTGTGGAACACCCGGGAACTGGTGGCAAAGGCCGGGGGCGTGGCCGTGGAGTCACGGACGGGGCATGCCTTCATCAAGGAAAGAATGCGCGCCGAAAACGCTCTGTACGGCGGGGAAATGAGCGCTCACCACTATTTCCGCAGCTTCGCCTACTGCGATTCGGGCATGATTCCCTGGCTGCTGGTGGCGCATTTTCTCAGCGAAGAGGGAAAAACGCTGGAAGAGTGCGTGAGCGAACGCATGAAGGCCTTTCCCTGCAGCGGAGAAATCAATTCCCGCGTGGAGGATGCCGCACGAACGCTTTCCCGGGTGGAGGATACCTATGCCGTTCTGCCGGGGGCGGAGGTCACCCGTATCGACGGTTTGTCCGTTGCGTTTCCCGCATGGCGCTTCAACCTGCGTTCCTCCCAGACGGAACCTGTGCTGCGCCTCAATGTGGAAAGCCGGGGCGATGAGGAACTCATGCAAAGAAAAACGGAAGAACTGCTGGCCCTTATCCGCCAGTAACGGAGAATGTTCATGAAAAAGGCCTTGATTACCGGCGTTACCGGGCAGGATGGTTCCTATCTCGCCGAATTTCTGCTGGAAAAGGGTTATGAGGTGCACGGTATGATACGCCGTTCCGCCACGGAGAAGCGGGAACGCATCGCTCATCTGGAAGGGCGTGAGCGCTTCTTTCTGCATTACGGCGACATGTCCGATTCTTTGAGCCTTGTGCGCATCACAGGCATGGTGAAGCCCGATGAGATATATAATCTCGCGGCGCAGAGTCATGTGCAGGTGAGTTTCGAAGTGCCGGAATACACCGCCGACGTGGCGGGCACGGGCGTTCTGCGCGTGCTGGAGGCCGTGCGCCTCTGCGGACTGGAAAAGACCTGCCGCATCTATCAGGCTTCCACTTCCGAGCTGTACGGCAAGGTGGAAGAGTGTCCGCAGAACGAACGGACGCCCTTCCATCCCTATTCTCCCTACGCCGTGGCCAAGCAGTACGGCTTCTGGATTACGAAGGAATACCGCGAGGCCTACGGCATGTATGCCTGTTCCGGGATTCTGTTCAATCATGAGTCGGAGCGCCGGGGCGAAACCTTCGTCACCCGAAAGATCACCCTTGCCGCCGCCCGCATCGCCCAGGGCAGGCAGGAAAAGCTTTATCTCGGCAATCTTTCCGCCCTGCGGGACTGGGGCTACGCCGGAGACTATGTGGAATGCATGTGGCTCATTCTTCAGCAGGAGGAGCCGGAGGATTTCGTCATCGCCACGGGAGAGCAGCATTCCGTGCGTGAGTTCTGCACCCTTGCCTTCCGTGAGGCGGGCATGGAGCTGGAATTTCACGGCGAAGGCGCACAGGAAAAGGGCGTGGACATGGCCACCGGGCGCGTGCTGGTGGAGGTGTCGCCCGCTTTTTACCGCCCCACGGATGTAGTGAACCTCTGGGGCGACCCTGCCAGGGCCAGAACGAAACTCGGCTGGAATCCCACGAAGACGTCCTTTGAGGAACTGGTGCGCCGCATGGTGCGCCATGACATGGCGCTGGTTGCCGACGAGGGATGAATTCCATGATCACCTTCCTGAAACCGGATTTTTCCTTCTCCGACGAACGGGGCTTTCTGGTGCAGCTCTGCCGCGAAGGCTGGAAGCAGGTCAATGTAAGCGGCACATGCGCAGGTACGCGGCGCGGCGGACATTACCACAAGAGAAACCGCGAAGCGTTTTTCCTTGTGGAAGGCCGCATGGACATGGTTCTGGAACGCGGCGGCGAGATACGGAAATGTTCCGCGAACAAGGGCGACTTCTTCGTCATCGAGCCGTATGTCGTCCATTCGTTCTTTTACCCGGAACCTGCCGTCACCGTGGCGCTGTACGACCTGGGCGTGGAAAACGAAGACGGCACGAAAGACATTTTTTCTCTGTAGGAGAGCGCGCATGTATCTGGTTGTCGGCGCAAGCGGCTATCTCGGGAGCTACCTGGTACGGGCGATACTGGAACATACGGAGGAGAACATTCTCGCCGTGTCGAGATCCGTGCATGACGGCAGGAAGAACGAGCGTCTTTCGTATGGGGCCTGCGACGTGACGAAACACGGGGACCTGCTTTCCCTGTATCATGAAACAAAGGGGGAACGGCTCAAGATACTGTACCTTGCCGCCATGCATCACCCCGACGAGATCATGAAGTTTCCTCTCCGGGCATGGAATACCGACATTACGGCGCTTGCGGATTTTCTGGGCATATTTGATTCCGTGGAGTCTCTTTTCTATGCCTCCACGGAAGTGGTGTACGGCGAAACGGGGGGCGTTCCCGTGAAGGAAGACGCGCCTCTCCGACCCGTGAGCCGTTACGGAGAACTGAAGGCTCTGGCCGAACACATGGTCGTCACCGCAGGTTTTCAAGTGGTGCGCTATGCCGTGCTCATGGGGCCGAGTCTGATTGCCGGGAGGAGGCACTTCTACGACGACATCGTCGATGCCGCAGCCGCGGGGCGTCGCATGGAGATGTTCTGCGACCAGAAGCGTTCCATGCTGGATTTCGGCACGGCTGCGGAACTGACCGTGAGGCTGATGGAAAGCGACGAGGCGCGCGGGGCGAACATCGTCAACATCTCCGGAGACGAGCCTCTTTCCAAGTACGAGACGGCCCGGCGTATCGTCCGGGCAAGGGGGCTGGACGATGCGTTCATCGTTCCCGTGAGCATGAGCGATTCTTCCATTTTTCAGGAAAAGCGCGCTGCGGAAACCATTCTCGACAACAGCCTCATAAAAAAACTGCTTCATCTGAACGACATCACCATGAGGTTCTGCTGACATGATGCCGGAAGAACATATCGCCGTTTTTTACGAAGGGCAGGACGATCTTGTCGACGTGCTGGCCGCATCCTTGTGCAGCATCTGCCACAATACCGCATCGTTCGTGGATTTTTTCATTCTCGACTGCGGCATAAGCGACGTGCACAAGAGAATGCTGGAGCGTCTGAAGACGCGCTTTTCGCATTTTTCCCTCACCTATATTCCCGTGGATCTGAAACAGTTCGAGGGGCTGAAGGGCTGGGGAGACCGAAATCAGTTTCTGGACTGCTATGCGCGCCTGCTTTTCCCCGATCTCAGGCCGGATGTGCATAAGGCCATATATCTGGACAGCGACGTCATGGCTCTCGGAGATATCCGGGAGCTTTACGACCAGGATATGGAAGGCTTCGCCATTGCCGCCGCGCCGGATCTCGGCTGCAACGGCATGATTTTCGACAACTGCATACGCAACCTGCATGTGGCTAGAGACCATGTCTTCGCCAATGCCGGGGTGGTGCTGGTGGACTGCGACAGATGGAGAAGGGACGGCATAGGCGGCAGGATGCTTCAACTGGCAAGGGAATACAGGGATTTTCTGAATATCATCATTGAGGAGCTTTTCTGCATTTATTTCAACAACAACAATTACAAAAGGCTGGATCTTCGCTTCTGCATGTCCGACAGAATAAACGATATCCGGCAGGTGAACGCTCCGTTCATTACCGATGAATATGTCGCAGACGAGTGGCTCCATGCGGTGATCCAGCACATCACGCCGACCAAGATGTGGAAGTTTTTGAGAAACGACAGGGGCGGAGAGTGCAGGAATTTTTCCCTGTTCTGGTACTTTGCGAAGATGACGCCGTACTACGAGGGAATGCTTGCCAGGTATATGTTCATTACCAGCGAAGCCGTGTGCAACGCCTATCATCACGCCGTGAGCAGAATCATGCTTCTGAAGATCATTCCCATATATGTCATAAGAAAAAACAACTGCATAAAGTACAGGCTGTTCAACAGGATAACGGTGTGGAAGGAGATATACTGATGGAGGGGGAAATCGTTGTTTCCATAATCACGGTGACGCTGAACATCGTGAACAACGGGCGCAGGGAATATCTTAAAAGGTGCGTGGAAAGCGTGCTCGGCCAGTCGTATCCCCACATTGAATACATCATTCAGGACGGAGGATCCCGCGACGGAACACTGGAACTGTTGTCCGGCTACGAGGGCCTTCATGTGTTTTCCGAACCGGACGGAAGCATCGATGAGGCGTACAACAACGCCCTGCGGCACGCTCACGGCAGATATGTCATGTTTCTGAATTCCGACGATTATCTGCATGACGACGAAGTCGTGGCCGAGTGCGTGGGGTTCATGGAGAAGCATGAGGCGGACTATCTCTACGGCAAGGCCGACATCATTGATGAAAAGCGGCAGGTGGCGGGCACCTTTGAGCCCCGCATGGAAAACTTCTGGCGGGACATGCCCTATTCTCATCAGGCCTTTCTCATCCGCAGGGACGTGCTGGAGAAGGAAGGCAATTACGACGTCACCTACGGCATAGGCGGCGATTACGACCTTGCGATACGGCTTGTTCTCCGGGATTACAGGGGTCTGTTCTTCGACAGAAAGATATCCTGCTACAGGCTCGGGGGCATATCCTCGCAGGTGAAGGACAGGTGGAGGCATCAGAAGACGCTGTGCATACTCGCGTCCATCATGCTGAAATTCTACAGGCAGTTCTACAAGGATATGGATCTGGAGGACTGCCTCGACATCTACCACTTCGGAGAAAGAACGGCAGCGGTCTATCCCCGGCATTTTCTGCAGAAGCTCATCAACTTCATGGTCGGACTCGATCTGAAGAACTTCGACTATAATAAATTCATAGACTATGTGAACACCCTTTCCGGGATGGATGTCGCAGGGCGCATGAAAAAGAAAAGAATATATCTGTTCAACTGCATACCGATATGGAAGATAACCTGTACGCCGTCGAAGAAAAAATACTGGCTTTTCGGCTTCATACCGGTTTTCAAGGTGACATTCTGATACAGGGGGGAGCAGGGGAATGAAAACCACCATCACCACGACGACGATTCATGTTCCGTATCTCATGGAAGATTATATCAGAGATATTCTGCGCCACGGAAGACAGAACGAGGTGGACTTCGTCATTACCGGCGACAGAAAGACGCCGCCGGAGGCTGCGGCCTACTGCCGCGCGCTGGAAGAGCGTTACGGCATTCCCGTGCTCTTCATGGATGAAGAGGCGCAGGAAGGCTTCATGGCCTCCCGCCCCGCCCTGAACGGCTTTCTGCCGTGGAACTGCCTTCAGCGCAGGGACGTGGCCATTCTGAAGGCTTTTGACCAGGGGGCGGAGGTCATCGTTCTCATCGACGACGACAATTATCTTGCCTGCGATGACTATGTGGGCGGGCACATGCACCTGGGGCGCTTGCGCGACATGGAGGTCGTCTCCTCCCCCACGGGCTGGTACAATATCTGCGAATGTCTGGAGGAGCGCTGGGGCAGGCCTTTTTTCCCGCGCGGCTATGCCTGGCCGGAGAGAGTACGGAATGCGGAGAGCTTCACGGCGCGTGAAGAAGTGCGCTGCGTGGTCAACGGCGGCTTCTGGCTGGGGGACCCGGACATCGACGCGGTGACAAGGCTTTCTGCGCCCATCGACGTGACGGATTGCCGGCTCGGGGAGAATTTCGCCCTGCAGCAGGGGGTGTACAGTCCCTTCAATTCCCAGAACACGGCCATACACAGGGATATTGTTCCGGCGTACTTCCTCTGTCCCGGTATCGGGCGTTTCGATGATATCTGGGCTTCCTACGTCATAGAGCGCATCGCCTGGCACATGCGCGACTTCGTCAGTTTCGGGCAGCCGCTGGTAAGGCAGAACCGCAACGATCACGACCTGTGGGCGGATGCCCGTGCGGAGGAGCACGGTACGAAATACACGCCGGATTTCTGCCGCTGGCTGAGGGATATTCCTCTGACGGCCTCCACCTACGGAGAATGCGCTCTGGAACTCATGCAGGGGCTGAAAAGCATCGTGGACAGACAGCCGGACAGCGTTCTTCCCTATGAGAAGCGGGCCTTTTTCAATCATTTCATCGATGGATGCACCCTCTGGGCGAAGTCCGTATAGGTGCAGTTCGCGTCCCGTCCGGCCGGACGGGACGCCCGGTATTCCCGAAAACGGGGCTTTTTCGCAAAAAGGCGTTCCGCGGCTTTGCCGCGGACGTGCGGAAGGCCCGGTCTCAGGGGGAGGGCGCGGGCATGACATGTTTCTGGAAGCGGGGCAGGAAGCGGATTTCCGACACGAAGGCCCGGGAAGAGTATCCCCCCACCCTCGTGCGGGATGTATATGTGGCGGGGCTGAGAATACTCAGACTGCGCAGGCGCGGCTTCGTCACCACGGCGGAGATGGGCGGTCTGCCCCTGCTGCGGGTGGAGCGTTACCCGTACAAAGTCCGCTGCTGCCTGGCGGGTATGGAGCTTTTCAAGGTGCGCATGAGCGGAATGCAGGCGGGGCTTGCCGCAGAGGGGCCGTTTTTTCTGGATCGGAGCGAGCCGCAAAAATGCAGACTTTTCTGGAACATCGGACCGCTGGCCTTCCGGGAGGAGACTTCGGGGGTGGCCCGCGTGGCCCGCAGTCTTCTCTACGCTCTGCGGGAGTTGCGTTTCCCGGATTATGAGATATGCCCCGTCTACACCGCAGGATCATGCCCGGGCTATGTTCATGCCCGCAGTTATGCGCAGGGGGCGGCAGGCAAAGGTGCGGCGCTGGATACTCCGGTCATCTTTACGAAAGGGGATATCCTTCTCAGTCCCGTTCCCGACGTGCGGGAGGTGGAGAGCCATTTTCATGCGTTGAAGGCGTTGCAGGGCATGGGGGTAAGGGTGCTTTTTTTCGTGCATGATCTCATTCCCCTCCGGCATCCCGAATTCTGCCCCGTATCCTTCCGGGAAAATTTTGCCCGCTGGCTCCCCCTGATATCGCAGTTCGACGGGGTCATCACGGTGTCGGCAGCCGTGGCGGAGGATTACCGGGCATGGCGCAGGGAAAACGGATGGAGCGGGGATTTTTTCGTGGACTGGTTCCATCTCGGCGGCGACATGGAACATGTCGTGCCGACTTCCGGCATACCGGAGAGAGCCTCTGCCGTGTTGTGCGCCATGAAAAAGCGCCCCACCTTTCTCAGTGTGAGCACGGTGGAGAGACGGAAGGG includes the following:
- a CDS encoding mannose-1-phosphate guanylyltransferase/mannose-6-phosphate isomerase, with translation MFKIQPVILCGGSGTRLWPASRTRYPKQFMRLGNGDTLFAETLRRTECLEGTGSPIIVSNEACRFYVSSALAEEGMEGTIILEPQSRNTAPAIALAAFAALEEGESLLLVLPSDHRFEQPEEFCRAVDRARSAAEEGFLVTFGIRPLSPETGYGYIRRGEAAAEEGVFRVTEFLEKPERARAQALIDAGDCYWNSGIFFFKASVYLEELKAFAPDIWRFARAAWEERKKDLSFLRPGESFCLSPARSIDYAVMEHTSRAAVVPVDCGWSDLGSWQAFYEITKKDQFGNACEGDVITENARNCYLRSSGRLIAALDVHDLAVVETRDAILVTDRRRSQDVRQVVEKLKLEKRPESDIHLKVYRPWGSYETLVLSDRFQVKRIVVNPGEENSLQLHYHRAEHWIVVSGTAEATIGENVHLLTENESLYIPLGARHRIKNPGTIPLVFIEVQSGAYLGEDDIVRLQDDYGRAGAEAGA
- a CDS encoding glycosyltransferase family 8 protein, translated to MMPEEHIAVFYEGQDDLVDVLAASLCSICHNTASFVDFFILDCGISDVHKRMLERLKTRFSHFSLTYIPVDLKQFEGLKGWGDRNQFLDCYARLLFPDLRPDVHKAIYLDSDVMALGDIRELYDQDMEGFAIAAAPDLGCNGMIFDNCIRNLHVARDHVFANAGVVLVDCDRWRRDGIGGRMLQLAREYRDFLNIIIEELFCIYFNNNNYKRLDLRFCMSDRINDIRQVNAPFITDEYVADEWLHAVIQHITPTKMWKFLRNDRGGECRNFSLFWYFAKMTPYYEGMLARYMFITSEAVCNAYHHAVSRIMLLKIIPIYVIRKNNCIKYRLFNRITVWKEIY
- a CDS encoding cupin domain-containing protein, with protein sequence MITFLKPDFSFSDERGFLVQLCREGWKQVNVSGTCAGTRRGGHYHKRNREAFFLVEGRMDMVLERGGEIRKCSANKGDFFVIEPYVVHSFFYPEPAVTVALYDLGVENEDGTKDIFSL
- a CDS encoding glycosyltransferase family 2 protein, which codes for MEGDILMEGEIVVSIITVTLNIVNNGRREYLKRCVESVLGQSYPHIEYIIQDGGSRDGTLELLSGYEGLHVFSEPDGSIDEAYNNALRHAHGRYVMFLNSDDYLHDDEVVAECVGFMEKHEADYLYGKADIIDEKRQVAGTFEPRMENFWRDMPYSHQAFLIRRDVLEKEGNYDVTYGIGGDYDLAIRLVLRDYRGLFFDRKISCYRLGGISSQVKDRWRHQKTLCILASIMLKFYRQFYKDMDLEDCLDIYHFGERTAAVYPRHFLQKLINFMVGLDLKNFDYNKFIDYVNTLSGMDVAGRMKKKRIYLFNCIPIWKITCTPSKKKYWLFGFIPVFKVTF
- the gmd gene encoding GDP-mannose 4,6-dehydratase gives rise to the protein MKKALITGVTGQDGSYLAEFLLEKGYEVHGMIRRSATEKRERIAHLEGRERFFLHYGDMSDSLSLVRITGMVKPDEIYNLAAQSHVQVSFEVPEYTADVAGTGVLRVLEAVRLCGLEKTCRIYQASTSELYGKVEECPQNERTPFHPYSPYAVAKQYGFWITKEYREAYGMYACSGILFNHESERRGETFVTRKITLAAARIAQGRQEKLYLGNLSALRDWGYAGDYVECMWLILQQEEPEDFVIATGEQHSVREFCTLAFREAGMELEFHGEGAQEKGVDMATGRVLVEVSPAFYRPTDVVNLWGDPARARTKLGWNPTKTSFEELVRRMVRHDMALVADEG
- a CDS encoding NAD-dependent epimerase/dehydratase family protein translates to MYLVVGASGYLGSYLVRAILEHTEENILAVSRSVHDGRKNERLSYGACDVTKHGDLLSLYHETKGERLKILYLAAMHHPDEIMKFPLRAWNTDITALADFLGIFDSVESLFYASTEVVYGETGGVPVKEDAPLRPVSRYGELKALAEHMVVTAGFQVVRYAVLMGPSLIAGRRHFYDDIVDAAAAGRRMEMFCDQKRSMLDFGTAAELTVRLMESDEARGANIVNISGDEPLSKYETARRIVRARGLDDAFIVPVSMSDSSIFQEKRAAETILDNSLIKKLLHLNDITMRFC
- a CDS encoding phosphomannomutase; this encodes MSLSCFKAYDVRGRYPDELNEDTARRTGYAFARLFHLKNVVIGHDARLSGPALYGAFAEGLRAAGANVTGLGLCGTEEIYFASFAGDFDGGVMVTGSHNPADENGFKLVLGGAVPVSGDSGLFALRDSVAGMQAVPRGMKGSFAEESFRSAYVEHLLSYVRPERLRPFRIAADPGNGCAGPVVRALAEHLPFHVTLIREKPDGTFPGGVPNPLLPENRCAASRAVQEYGADFGLAWDGDFDRCFFYDASGRFLEGYYLVGMMAEALLREHPGEKIIHDPRLVWNTRELVAKAGGVAVESRTGHAFIKERMRAENALYGGEMSAHHYFRSFAYCDSGMIPWLLVAHFLSEEGKTLEECVSERMKAFPCSGEINSRVEDAARTLSRVEDTYAVLPGAEVTRIDGLSVAFPAWRFNLRSSQTEPVLRLNVESRGDEELMQRKTEELLALIRQ
- a CDS encoding glycosyltransferase family 4 protein; this translates as MTCFWKRGRKRISDTKAREEYPPTLVRDVYVAGLRILRLRRRGFVTTAEMGGLPLLRVERYPYKVRCCLAGMELFKVRMSGMQAGLAAEGPFFLDRSEPQKCRLFWNIGPLAFREETSGVARVARSLLYALRELRFPDYEICPVYTAGSCPGYVHARSYAQGAAGKGAALDTPVIFTKGDILLSPVPDVREVESHFHALKALQGMGVRVLFFVHDLIPLRHPEFCPVSFRENFARWLPLISQFDGVITVSAAVAEDYRAWRRENGWSGDFFVDWFHLGGDMEHVVPTSGIPERASAVLCAMKKRPTFLSVSTVERRKGYRQALLAMEKLWAEGQDVNFVIVGRKGWNVDELAERLERHPEHGRRLFWLRGISDACLDAVYAAADCVLFPSEAEGFGLAVAEGAMHGKPLILRDLPVFRETAGENALYFTGREPEDLALCLKRWLRSHAGGREPSPSAIRILSWRESAAMLLSRLAKLNGA